AAATACACACTAGCTCGCCTTTATCGCAGAAATGTCATAAATATGGCTCCAGAGTGAATGCGAGGCTTCGAATTCGCAATGAGTGTCAAGGTTGCTTCCTATTTCATCGGTTATCATTAGATACATATTTGTACTTCGAATTGTAACAAAATCTTCCCAAGGTAGAATTGCCAATATCCCCTGTACAAATGTACACAGTGGAAAGCTTGCAACGTGTACGCGAGAACTCAATAAtctctaaaaaaaaaacgtctTCTAGTTTATCACGCTACAAAAGCTCACCAAAGCACATCGCGTTCCATCATTTCACCATTCCTTACTCGCTATCCCGAACGTCAATAACGGTCGACTTGAACTTCCGAGCCGAAATTTTGCGATTGAACAAGATGTCACTTTCACGGTAGGAGCGGCCCTTCAACTCAGGAAGGAAGAAGTACGCTGACACGAAGCAGACACAGGCAGTGCCTCCCCACACGTAACCACACTTTCCAGCGAGATTCCATCCACTGGGGTTGAGCATCCGCGAGGAAAGGTAGATCATGGGGATCTCGGCGACGTAGTATGCGGCACGACCGACACCGGTGCTCAAAGCGCGAAGACGGACGGACGAGGTCTCGGCAATGATGGTGTATGAGATGGGTCCGAGAGTACCGGCAAACACAAAGGAGATGATGATTCCCAAAATTGCCTGGGCGTAGTTGGTCGCGTCGTTCTGGTGGAGAGAGGCGCAGATGCCGAGGAGCATGAGTAGAGTGATATTGGCGGCTGTGCCCCAGAGATAGATGGTTCGGCGACCAAATGAGGAGGCTAGAGGCAAAGAGATGATGTTGGCAACCAATTGAAGACACGAGTTGATCAGGTTGAGTTGAAATGAACGGTCAGGTCCCATGCCGGCCTCTAACTGTGGGGTGAGTCATCCATTGCCGATTGAAAATTGGTcagagagaaggaagaagtcACTCACGCTCGAAGAAGTAAGTTGCCTGGTTGGCAATCAAGTTACCGGCGAAATTCTGCGACATATAGATCAAGCAGGTGATGAGAGTTCGTCTTAAATCAGTTCCCTTGAGAAGGTCGAGCAGAGATGGGGAGCCACCCATTTGAGCTTCGATCTGAACGGTTCGCTCTATCATGGCGAGTTTTTGTTCAGCTTGCTCGTGAGATTCACTGCCAAGACGCTTGATAGAATGAAGGGCCTCTTCCCTGCGTCCACGGCGAATCAGCCACCAAGGCGACTCGGGagcgaagaagaggaggaccAAGAGAGGGGTCTAGAAGAAGTCAGCGCCCGTAAACATGAGATCTCCAAGTAGAGGACTAACAGGAAAGATCCACTGCAAGGCAAGAGGCACACGCCAAGCCCACTCATCATTGCGCTTATTGTAGGCGTAGGTTGCGCCGGCGACAATGATTGAGCCAATGGACCAACTCATTTGCAGAGTAGCCGTGCAGGCACCTCTCAGGGAGAGAGGCACAATCTCACTGGCATAGGCGGGAGAGTTAGCAATAAAGAATCCCCAAGGGACACCTTCTAAGGCTTGGCCGACCACAAGGAGGGTGAGTGAGTTGGCCTAAGTGGAGTTAGGGAATATGCTCAGCAGTTTGGGATCACGGCTTACAAAGAAGGAAACAAAAATTGTGGCATTCATCAACAGCAAAGCGAATATTGTCGTCAGGCGATACCCTAATCGGTTGGTTATGGGCCCTGTTAGGAAGACACCGACGAAAGCGCCACATTGACCAGCTTGAAATAGGGAGCTCTGCCATTTGGTTGGAATGGTTTTACCGTGTCCCTCGATGTCGACGCCATATCTGTCTTTGAAAGCGGGAAGTGCGACAAAGTTACCATTCAGGAACATGTCGAACGACTCCATGACCTGATAAGAGGGGATATCAGCTGATATGATCTTGAGATCTTGAgatctgggggggggggagggggctTGTGGGGATCCGGGGAAACGCGAAATGCGGggaaaattaaaaaaaaaatagagaAAAACTCACGATGGTGAAACACATAGTAAATGCCCACAAACAAGCCCAGGGATGTTTCTTCATGGCCACCCATGTGGTCATCTCAAGTTCACGGCTCTCGCCATCCAAGGCATCGGCAATGAGGTCCGATTTGACAAGGACCTCAGATTGCTCAACGGCGGGCTTCTCGTCGTGCACTTCATCACTTTTGTCAAGACCTGACGACATTTTTGGAAATGATTTTTCTTCCAGGTCAAAAAGGGAATGAAAATCAAATGCtcggaaaaaaaagggggaaaaaaaattttcgGGATGAGCCGGGGTCTTATATCTCCTTTTAACCCCATATGCACGTCTCTCGAGCTACACATTAAGCGCATGATACGTGGATTAATTCTGCCATCGGAGAGAGCTGGCTCAACGAACCAGCGATTAGATCAAGTAAGGGTGTAACTCTGTTCCGCCGGGATTTTACCCATTTCCCGAAAGCGAACCATTCTGCTCACTGAGACAATTTATCCGAAGATGAGCAGAGGCACTAAACCTAATGTGTTGGAGACTTAGCTGCGACTGAAAGATCGGCTATCATCGAGGGCATTGGTAATCGGCTGACCAGAGAACTGGTGGCGTATGCGAGTAACCGGCTTGGGAGAAAAAACCGGAGTCTAGGCGATTTAACTGGTCAAGTGTCCACTATATGACTCTGGGGATTCCCCGGGAAATTTGGGATGCGGGGCCCCGGACAAGACGGAGAAATGAAAGAAGTCCATTGAGGTGATTGGTTCCGTAAGATAGACGAATGTGGACGAAATGCAAACGTCGACTTCCCGTTTACCGACGGGAACGCCACATTCCGGAGGACGGCCTATTGCATTTCATTTCTTTCACTATGAATCCGTTTTTGTGGTCTGGTTGCTATTTGGTTGCGGTTGAGGCGGAATAGGGTTCCCAAAAAAGGCTTAGATGTAAACTGGTATAGGTCCCCTTTCAGGACTTTCAAGGGATTTAAAACCCACGTCTCTGGACGTCAATGAACCTATCTTCGATCTGTAGTTCACTCTTCAAATTAATAAAACGAAGATCATTTTTTAATTCCGAACCAAGCTCTCTCATCTCCCAGTTGTACTCGCCACGACTACAAGGCTCACGCATATTCCCCAATCTGTCATGGTGATCAACCCTAAATTTACAGCAGCTATCTCGAGAGAGGACAGAAAATAAAATTGTTCATCCAATTCTGAACCGATCATTTCGTATATTTAGGACAGCTGAGCTAGCAAATCGGAATTTAAAGCGCATAGCGGGATGAAAAAGGAAATGACTTTCAGTTGTGGATTCCAGCTATCGTTTTCAGTAATGGATTGACATTGTGAGATCGTTAAGAGCTACTGTGGTCTTGTAGATCATGACTATAGTTTTTAGTCTTGTGACTTCTAACGTTGCTTCACTGCCGAACGGTCATTTCTAGCTCTTCGCTGATCTATCTAGTTTTCCACTTCAAATCCTTCAAACATCCCGGCTTTCAACCTAAAGGTGTTATTAAGTGAATGGATTGATATAGACAGATATAGACAAAGACCAAGATAACTGTGTATAGATTGGTATGTATATTGAAGGCAAGGTCTAGGATACAATTCACTccaagaatcaagaaaagTGATAGTATACTCAGTGGCAAGGTGCTCTCGGTGTTCGGTTCAGTTTGCAGGTATGGGCAGGGTTCAAGACCCACACGTGACCCACTTGACCAACCGAGTTGACTTTTGTTGGATTGAATTTTATTTCTTGATCGATTCTTAAATGATGCAATTCTGGTGTCTCTGGTTTGCATAATCTTATCCACCAGACTGATGCGAGTTGTAGGCGATGATCTGGCACTTGTACTTACAAAGCCAGGTGGATCCCCCGGAGAGGCCGGGGGGGGAGGGTGGGGTGAGAAGAGAATCTTATAAAGTGGGAAGGCCCCACCGGCTTTACGACAAAGGACCTGTGGCCCAATGGTTACGGCGCCGAGCTTATGTAAACATCCCCTTAGGGGAGTCTTCATGTCCTTCCTCGGAGATTCGTGGTTCAATCCCGCGCAGGTCCACTTTTTTCGATCCACAAATGGGGATGAAGTTGAAAATGGATGtgatctacggagtactccgtacggagcaTGTTGTACACATTCATGATATTAATTACGTCAAACTACGAGAATAGGTCGGGAAATGATAGTCGTGGAGGTATATAGGTGAAAATTAGCTGTGTAATTGATGTTGGTGACTGTAAGAGGTGTCAGCGTACCATAGAAAGCACTTAGTCCGATCGGTTTTAATAAGGGCTATACATGGAACAGTAATTTTACACACCACGAGCCATTTTTAACCGTCTATACTCTAGCTATAACGCTAATTGGGGGAAAATTATCTAAACAAAAGACCTCGAAAAGACCAAAATGGCTCCATAAGGCAGCGAGTGCCCGACCATTcttgttaaaaaaaaggaaattgtGGTTATAAATACGGCCGAGGGGACGGGAAGCCTAATGTCTAGAAAGACACCTAAGAGGACATCCAAAAAGTCCTCAGGCCTTTGAAACGTGTATCTTCATTCCACGATATCCTGTTCGGTAGAAACCATGAGGTTGCGATCAGGAACAGCGTCCTTGACAAATTTGACAAATATTGGTGCATTGTGATCGCATACTTCATCAGTGGGAGCAATCAACCCCACCCTAGCGCTTCTTCATCTATTTCGTGCCGGATTTCTGTATCTCTAGAAATTAATTTTAtcgtccttttttttttaaaaaaaaaaaggttgaaGCCCACCTTCCATTACTCGCTTCATGGTCATCCGGCTGCACGGGGTAAAGAGATTCGCCACTGAGAAGATGCACAGATGTGAACGACCATTGGAAACGAGTATCTTGAAGGGACGGGAGACCCTGTGTGAGATACTGGCCCTTTCGCGAGTATGGACATTCAGAGTGCCTCAAGGTTTTGTGTGTTGTCTTTTTTCCTCACAATAGAGTTAAACTCAGGGTCCGAATAGAAAATTTCTCCGATTTGTCGGAACGGCTCGGTCTGACCCCCATTTTTAACGGTCTCGTTAAAGAGGCCAGTGCTAGTCCGATCAAATTTTGCACCAGAGGCGTCACTGCACGGATGTATCTCGATGATGAGAAGGTGAATTTCCTCCTCTGGAATTAGAAATGAATGGACAACCATGGTGAAAACCACAAGCAGAATCAATAATCAGTCTCAGTGGCAATGCTCGTAATATCTCAGTACACTATGTCTGATCGTACGTCCTTGCTATGGTTTTGTAGAGCGTAAGACCATGGGGCTTGAAGGTTCTGGCGGTCTCTATTGCCATTATATCGATAATCTCGTTCCAAGGGTTGACATTAATGATGAAAGGTAGTTAGCGCAGTGCCTACGTCAGGTGGGCCACAAACTCCTTTTCCAAATAGTACCATAGTGTGGCTCTGCTAAATCCCGGGCCGGGACCTGCGTCGTATACTCGTCTTCAATGAACGTTGGACTATAGAACAGGGTTTGGCGTTCTCAGCTTCGTCTGGAGCCGAGAATTGGCTGGGATGAAAGCGCACTCGACTTTGCTTCGGTCTGAGCTCGAGAGCCAACATTGGGTACAACTTCATATTCATTTTTCTCAACCCTCACTAACTAACGGGGAAACAAATGTTGTAATGTATAATGTAAATGTGGTTATATCGTTCTGCTACTAAGACTGagtttcaaaaaaaaaaatttacaAATGTGTGATGAGCACTTTTAAATCCCTATTTATTAGGAGCTCCTTTCGATTACTATTATTTCGAACTATAGTTAGACTTTATTTACTGTTAAAGCTGTCTTTAACTATTACCATGTCTAACCGTGGTTAGAAACTATCGCCTACAGACTTGAAAAAGTTTCAATATAGAAAACGCCTGGCATTTTAATATCAACATCAAATCATAATAAAATACTCTTCCAATCTCTACCCACAAGAACATTAATAACCAGCCACTGAGCATTTGTTCCAAATAACCTAGCCCATAGCTTGAGAACAGCCAATTCCAAAGAAGCTGGTTCCAGATCTAGCAGCACCTCGCCGCCATCCGTAACACTCATCATTATCTCATGGTTAGCCGTTGGCAGATGAGAGAGAGGCTCATATATTATCCGCGTCTCTTGCCCCTTCTATCGCCTTACTTCGATATCAAAACTTATATTTCTACCGTTCGACGAGCTTGTATATTGCGAATCAACAACTCTATACTCTAGAGACTTAGGGGCATAAGCTCTTAGGCTTCTTCGTAGAGGTATGGTTATAGGGATGAATAAGAGATGTCAGAAATCGAACAGTTACACAATGGGCGGATGAATATCTTCAAAGGGAGCTCACAAACAGCTCATAATATACTAAATCCGCGTTGTCCGAAATGCCATTGAACCAATGCTTCGTACAAGTATTGACCAGAGTTTCCATGTAATGAGATATCATGTGAAGTCATATCCTGAGCTCAGATATGTACAGTGTCTCTAGTCGCGTTATACATAGTCAATGCCGATTTGGTAACATTTTTCTCTCACGTGCAACTCTAGTGGCCCCAAGGAGTATATGTCAAGTGTTAAAATGTTCTCATTTCCCAGGAACAAGAAGGAAATAATGCTCCTATTCCTAGGGTACTCTGGACGAGCCCTTAGATATGTGAAACCCACTTCTGTAGCTAGCATAGTTCGCCAGGACAGTTTCATGAGTCGATATTTAGCCGATGGCCCTAAAGTGAAATGAAACAGGTATGGCTCTATATAATGCCTTGGTGGTATTATGTATTATGAATGTATCTTGAAAATCAGAAGTGTTTCAAGTATTGTGGCTTATCTATCTTAAAGCGGGGGCTCAAGTTCAACAGCGGAgtcattgcagcggcatATCCTCCGTACAGTGTACAGTGAGTGGTTTCAATGATTATATAATTCCCAGACGCGTGCTCAGTTTTACTTAGAGAGCCAAAAAGCGGCAAGGGTTAGTCCCTAAAACGGAAAGGGAAAGCCAAGAAGTCGGAAATCAAGCACATAGGACTCATAGAGTATTTCTGATTGTTCTATTTACCAGTCTATATTCTGCCTTTCTCATTCTACACTCCCAAAATGGCCCCCAAAGCACTGCAAAGCATTATTGGGTGGCTTTATGGCTATTCTGAACGTCGAGTTCTCCTCGTTGGAGAGGTGGCCTCTGGGAAGACTACGTTTCTTTCCCAACTTATTCTTGGTCGGGGAGTCTACACAATTCCAACCATGGGCCATTATCCCATACCCTTTGGGTATAAATTGCGCAAGTATATGCTCTGGGATACTGGAAGTACGTTTATCCTTCTTTCCGGACAACAGATCCTTATGCTAAACGCATCCAGTGGGATGCTTTCGGTACCCAAATTGGTTCGCATACTTGTATACCCCAGATTCATCCGTCTTGTTCTTCCACGACTGCACCTGGGATGAGGAACACACACAACAAagcctcgatctcctctCTAGCATTGGCAGAGAAATGCTCCATGTGGGTCATAGAAGTTTATGGATCATCTTAAACAAGCAAGACTCTCTGTCTGCACAAGGGGTTGAAAACCTACGCCGGATATATGACGAGAAGTTGAAGGAAATGTTTGATGATCCGGTAAATTGCAGAGTTATTGATTCTTTCGTGAGTGGAAAGACGGGGGAAGGGGTCAAGGAGGTTATGGATGATCTACATATCTTTATGACTGGCATAGAACAAGGCCACAATCATCAACCGACATCTAAACAACCAGCCCCAAAAAACGTTCAAAAGGAGCAGATATTAGAGGATCATGACCTCAAAATGCGAATCGAAGAGGAAGGCTCCAGAGACAAGATGGATCCTCAGCAATTTTGGCGTTCCTTTTTGGATGCTAATCTGACGGAGTGGGACCATCGCTGTCACCTTAAATCGGGCTTCATTGTTGCCTTGGAGTCAATCAAGGAAGGAAAGAATGTGTTCGATATGGCGGAGATGTTCCTGGGGCATCTAAAGAGACTGAGAACGATGAAACCCGATCTTTTTCGCAATACAGAACATCGGTAAGAAGCCTTGGCAAATGGATGATGCTTTCCAAGGACATATGCTGAATACATGGAAGAACAATGACAATTTTCTGGCTCTCGCAACTGCAAAATGCTATTTTAAAATACAAAATCCATACTGAGAAAGACGAATTCCCATCCTGGAGTGACTTTCAACAAGTGCTCCTCTATACACCGTCACTGATGAACACCGGCCTTTGGAGACTATATTACACCAAGGAGCATATGTTCTCTGAAACAGCACGGGAGTCATGGTCACTTCCTGACCTGCAACCCCTACCGGGGCTTTCAAGTCCACACCATGATTCTTCCTCCGGGCATGCCCATAACCCGGACCGGCTCCTCCAGTACGCCTTTGCAGTTGTCCAACATACTCTCACTTCAGGCTCTCGTCGAGGCCAAGTTATCAAGGAAGCACTTGATTCGCTCAAGATGACGACAATGCGCCTCAGAACGACAAACTCGTCCGTGCCCCCCTATTCCGAAACACAAGCCTATTTCTGGATTCAAGTAGTTCATTCTGCCATCCAATCACTCAAGGCAGCTCCTGGAAGTTCAACGAGCGAAAGGTCAATACTCGACATCCCTGTGTCGCGCATTAGCTCCGCCACTCTCAACGCGCTTTTCGGACTGAATTCGTCTACTTGGAGACACTACTATTCCGAGAAGGTCTGGACTAGTGTTTCCGCACGTATGGGGTTTGTCCAACCAGACCTCAAGCCGATCCCAAATATCGTCACCATCTCATCTCGATCCCAAGAGCAGGCCGCTCTTTTGAAGCAGATGGAAAGTACTCTACTACGGAGGAGTCCTGGGTTGCCAACTTTCGAGTGTCTTTCTTTCCAGGCAATCTGGGTCATTCGAGATGTACAAGCATTGGCCAAATCCTCGATGGTGAATTCTCCTAGAATCTCGAGCCATTCCCACTTGTTACTCTATCTGTATACGAAGCTCGTAGTGGGGTCAGGCACCGGTCTGCCAGGAAAGACTGCATTGGAACAAGCAGAGCAAATGTCAGGTCCTTGGGTAGATTCGGTCACACACAAGATGTTCTGGATCCAGGTTTTCTTCACTGCCATGGCGCGTGCACAGGCTTCTAGGAAGATAGCCGACAAGCAGACATCCCTGGAAACAGTCACATTTGAAACCTTCATTCGAGGTAATCTCCATCTGGTTCATCAAGATTTGCCTAGCTTATATTACACCCCGGAGATCTGGGAAAGTAAAGAGGCATCCAAGGTAATGATTGCGCCTGATAGGAGGAGGATGGATGGGTTTCTCGAGTCAAAGAACAAGGATAGGCTGGAAGATTTGGTTTTTATCTAGTTTAGCCGTTCAAAATGGAGCCATCTCCAACGCGTTTTCATCAGGAATTGTTGACGGCATCTTCACTCTTTTAGATAGGATCTTGTTGAGATAAtgtctcttcttcctccatcaGCGGAAGTGGGCTTTTGCTGTGTTGACTTCCGGTGTTTCTCTCTCCTTTCTAACCCGGTAGACTGCAGAGCGGCGCTCGTCCCAACACCCTCATCCCACCCACTACCCATCTGTTGAGATATGACTTTCTCTTCTGTAGCGCATTgtacatacgaccatagggtgtggaaaacagggcttcccgtccgctcagccgtacttaagccacacgccggtgagttagtagttgggtgggtgaccaccagcgaatcctcactgttgtatgttttttgtGATTTTGTTTCGCGATCAAAAAAACGTAATGCCACTCGACCCTTCAGGCCCTCTACCTAAGTTCCGGAAGCAATGATGGATCCTTCCTCTCCTATACTGATGTCTTCTCTTGACCATGTTATTCTGATTACACCTTTTTCACAGGACATCGAGAATTTCTCTGGCCTTTACCAAGGAtcagaaacaaaagaggTCAATCAAGCTTGCAGAATATACGGCCTCTCTGATCTTGAAGAACTTGCCAAGCTAACTATCGAGAGATTGGGCGACAAAGATGCCGATGCTCGACATACTTTGCACAACAAGAGACGTGGTTTCAAAACTTCTCGGAGAAACCTGGCTTTCGAATTACAAACGATTGCCAAATCCGGGACAAGTAAGCATTGATCTGAATGATCTGTATAGTTTTCTCGGCCAAAATCGTTCTTTTGATAATGCTGTAATGAAAAATATGCTCGAAATCCTGTCATTTCAAATCGTGTCTTCGAAGAATACCCTGAAAGACGGTAAATCCCATTGGCAACGATTTGACATACCAGACTGTAAAGCGAAATCATCTCACTAAGCTCAACTTCAAAGAGGAGAAATAAAACCTCCAAAGTCAGTGCCAATAGTAGCCTGAGGTCACCGCCGAAGAGCCTCTCGCAGAAGGACCTCTCGCTGAAGAGTGGCCTGGAGCCTCTTGATCGAGCGATGGCGCATATGCTGATACCATCATGCTACCCGATGAGACAGCACCACCAATTCTACATCCCACAGAAAACCAAGCCAAGGCTGGATCATTTGGGGAAGTTTTCGGTCGCAGAGTTAGCATTGTATAGGAATTGGAATAATTTGTTACCAGCTAGAAGGGCTTAGAGGATTCTCAAGCTCACGATGAAAGGTCTCCCGACCCCAAGCAAAGATGGATTCATCTCGGTGTTTGCGAGTTGAATTTGTCTGTTGGATTGTACCGTCTCGTGTTGAGCCTGTTCTTGAATTTCACTGAACTAAACTTTACCCCAAGATTAATAGTCACGACGCTTTCCACGATGCCAGTACTGTTGCATGGagggtttcttttcctcatcATTATCTGGTGGTCCTTTCTGGATTGGGATGTTCTTAAGAGCTTTTATATCTGACTGATAGGTAATGGACGGGTGGAGTATCTGGTGGGTCTGGATGGCCTGTCGGAACAGGTTCCATGAGTCTACCCAAACTGCTAGTCCGCTGAGAGCCTGGAAACATGGTGAGATCCTGATGCTGAGTTGTCCCATGAATCACCGCATTGTTGGCAGTGCTGATTTGGGAACTATCCGATTCAATGGTTCCTCAACGAGAAAATCGATGCGCCAGAAACCGTATCGTCGCAAGACAAAGATGATCCAAAGGCGTCTGAAGAGAGCCAAATGTGTGATGTGGATGTATACGTAGGGTTTTCGCGGGAGACCGGTCTAATCCACATTGAGTCCGTGGATACTTCTGGGTTTGGGGGCTTTTCTTACTTCAAAGTTGGCATAAATGCTACACGGTATCGTCCATCAGAAGTTTCGCAGACGTTTCTGAGCTCCTGCAACTGAGGTGACGGATCCGGGGAAGAAACAGCATCCAAAGACCCACGATATGCTCTTCACAACAGGGCTTACATTCTAGAGTAACAGGTATCACACTCAACTTAGGTTTCCCCCATAATCGTGCCCGGCATTCAGACCACCAAACGGTTTCCGAAAGCATCATCCTCCGGCGATGACCTGAGAGTCAAAATTTGCCAACCTACAGGCATAATGATGCGGAGTGGGTGGATTGCCATACTGTGTAATTCACCCAACCCTGTTTGGCTCCGTCAACTCAGTAAagaaaggggaaaagaaaaggaaagggCAATGGCATCTTCTTTTGATGTACAAAACGGACTTCAGTCCATGTGGAAGAAAACAAACCTCGCGGTCCAAAAAAAGACAGGGAGATCCTCGTCACTCTTGTCCAGCGCTGATTGAGACTGTATGCAGGCTTACAGCATCACGAGACCAATGCCCCCCATCGTCTTCTCATCCGGGagatttttttggttgatgCCGCCGGGGACAGGAGTCGTCCAGTAGTTGTACAGGTAGAAATGGAGCTGGCTAATTCCGGCGTTGAACTTGAGCTGTTCGAGGAAGAGAGGGTTGTCCTGGGTGGTGAGCGCGTTGAAGACGTCGAAGTGGGCCTAACAGACATAGGAAGAGATTAGTATCGACAGATAAGTGGACCGTGAGGAATTAGACAAATGGGCTTACCCGCTTAGCAAGGATCAGTGCATCGTTCATCAGCATGAGGAGCCGGTCCTTGTGAGCCTTCTGGTCGTTGGTGAAGGCGGTTTCGGTGGCATAGTAGTACAAGTAGGCAGTGCGCACTTCCTGGTGTTTTGGGTGCTGGATCACAGTGGATGGAAGGCTataaaaggaaaagaagtcGGTGATATTATGCGTTTCAGCATCCTCCACCACGTACGACCACACCACCTGCTCCTTCCCGAGGCTCTCCTTGTGCACCAGCCAGTGTGCGACTTCCTCTTTCGTGAACGCCGGGTTCAAATCGTAGCGGCGTAGGTAGCGCTCTAGCAAATCATGCATCGTGTCGATATCCTTAGGTTCCATAAGTCGAAGCCGCGGGGTCGACGTACTACTCGGAAGATAGTTCCTGGCAACTTGGCGGGCTTTGGTCGAGCCGTAGGGGAGCGGCGAAAAGCCGACCTCGTATAGTTTCAGCCAGTCTAGAGAACGGTGATAGTAGCGGCACGAGCTCACCGGCGTGGGGAGAACTACACCGGCGGTGTAAACAGCCTGGTAGATTCCATTTAGGTAGCAGCGACGAGTAATCTCTTTGATCAGAACGGGGGCCAGCCGCTTGGACCGCAGCTTCTTGTGAATGCAAAGGAAGTTGATCTCTATGACCTTTAGCTTCTGGCCCCGGATGCGGACATCTGTAGGCACACCACAGATTGACGCGACTAGCTTGCGGGACTTAGTCGCACGTACGCCAACGTGCCACTCCTTTTTCCAGCCGGGAGACATCAAAGCCCTATATGTATAAGCATGCATGTTGGCGTTTGATCTCCACTTCTCCCCTGATACGGAGACCATGATAGCACTATCAACCCCAGCCAACGTACCAGTGTAAAAACGACTGAGAGTATCTGAAGCGGAACATGGCgtcatcgtcttccacaTAGTGATAGGTTAACAGATCCCACAGCTCCTGGAGTTCCGTCTCGTTCGTCAAGTCGAGAGTCGTCCACTCAAACCCCTCGATGAGCGGATCGGGCGTCTTTGAGACCTTCTCGGGGTCAATTCTCTTGATCGGACCGTCGGTGACCCCGCCAGATCCATCGAAGTGAGGCACCGGCTGCGTCTGCCAGAACTTGAAAGAAGCCATGTCCTTGTGATTCTTTCCTCCCACCGCAAGCCCGCTCGATAGATTGGCGATATCTATCGTGCGCCTCGTGGCGTTTTCCTTATCTATTACGCCCAACACGTTCTTCAAGGCCGGGCTACTCTCCAGCACTGCTTCCACGGTATCCGGGGTGCTCTCCTTGCCAGACAATTTGGCTTCGATTGCATCGTCGGAATCGGAGGCCTGTGTCTTGCCCTTATCTTGAGAATCCACAAGGTTCGACATTGTGATGGGCGGTCAGCATGGGAAAGAGGGAGCGGAGGAGGAGCAAGAGAAGATGGGAGCCTGAATGATTACGTCGATTGATACGGAGTAGGGAT
Above is a window of Penicillium digitatum chromosome 2, complete sequence DNA encoding:
- a CDS encoding Small GTPase superfamily, ARF/SAR type, with translation MAPKALQSIIGWLYGYSERRVLLVGEVASGKTTFLSQLILGRGVYTIPTMGHYPIPFGYKLRKYMLWDTGMGCFRYPNWFAYLYTPDSSVLFFHDCTWDEEHTQQSLDLLSSIGREMLHVGHRSLWIILNKQDSLSAQGVENLRRIYDEKLKEMFDDPVNCRVIDSFVSGKTGEGVKEVMDDLHIFMTGIEQGHNHQPTSKQPAPKNVQKEQILEDHDLKMRIEEEGSRDKMDPQQFWRSFLDANLTEWDHRCHLKSGFIVALESIKEGKNVFDMAEMFLGHLKRLRTMKPDLFRNTEHRTMTIFWLSQLQNAILKYKIHTEKDEFPSWSDFQQVLLYTPSLMNTGLWRLYYTKEHMFSETARESWSLPDLQPLPGLSSPHHDSSSGHAHNPDRLLQYAFAVVQHTLTSGSRRGQVIKEALDSLKMTTMRLRTTNSSVPPYSETQAYFWIQVVHSAIQSLKAAPGSSTSERSILDIPVSRISSATLNALFGLNSSTWRHYYSEKVWTSVSARMGFVQPDLKPIPNIVTISSRSQEQAALLKQMESTLLRRSPGLPTFECLSFQAIWVIRDVQALAKSSMVNSPRISSHSHLLLYLYTKLVVGSGTGLPGKTALEQAEQMSGPWVDSVTHKMFWIQVFFTAMARAQASRKIADKQTSLETVTFETFIRGNLHLVHQDLPSLYYTPEIWESKEASKVMIAPDRRRMDGFLESKNKDRLEDLVFI
- a CDS encoding Hexose carrier protein, putative gives rise to the protein MSSGLDKSDEVHDEKPAVEQSEVLVKSDLIADALDGESRELEMTTWVAMKKHPWACLWAFTMCFTIVMESFDMFLNGNFVALPAFKDRYGVDIEGHGKTIPTKWQSSLFQAGQCGAFVGVFLTGPITNRLGYRLTTIFALLLMNATIFVSFFANSLTLLVVGQALEGVPWGFFIANSPAYASEIVPLSLRGACTATLQMSWSIGSIIVAGATYAYNKRNDEWAWRVPLALQWIFPTPLLVLLFFAPESPWWLIRRGRREEALHSIKRLGSESHEQAEQKLAMIERTVQIEAQMGGSPSLLDLLKGTDLRRTLITCLIYMSQNFAGNLIANQATYFFEQAGMGPDRSFQLNLINSCLQLVANIISLPLASSFGRRTIYLWGTAANITLLMLLGICASLHQNDATNYAQAILGIIISFVFAGTLGPISYTIIAETSSVRLRALSTGVGRAAYYVAEIPMIYLSSRMLNPSGWNLAGKCGYVWGGTACVCFVSAYFFLPELKGRSYRESDILFNRKISARKFKSTVIDVRDSE
- a CDS encoding Glycylpeptide N-tetradecanoyltransferase, with product MSNLVDSQDKGKTQASDSDDAIEAKLSGKESTPDTVEAVLESSPALKNVLGVIDKENATRRTIDIANLSSGLAVGGKNHKDMASFKFWQTQPVPHFDGSGGVTDGPIKRIDPEKVSKTPDPLIEGFEWTTLDLTNETELQELWDLLTYHYVEDDDAMFRFRYSQSFLHWALMSPGWKKEWHVGVRATKSRKLVASICGVPTDVRIRGQKLKVIEINFLCIHKKLRSKRLAPVLIKEITRRCYLNGIYQAVYTAGVVLPTPVGFSPLPYGSTKARQVARNYLPSKRYLRRYDLNPAFTKEEVAHWLVHKESLGKEQVVWSYVVEDAETHNITDFFSFYSLPSTVIQHPKHQEVRTAYLYYYATETAFTNDQKAHKDRLLMLMNDALILAKRAHFDVFNALTTQDNPLFLEQLKFNAGISQLHFYLYNYWTTPVPGGINQKNLPDEKTMGGIGLVMLIYANFETGLPRKPYVYIHITHLALFRRLWIIFVLRRYGFWRIDFLVEEPLNRIVPKSALPTMRGLAVWVDSWNLFRQAIQTHQILHPSITYQSDIKALKNIPIQKGPPDNDEEKKPSMQQYWHRGKRRDY